A window from Burkholderiales bacterium encodes these proteins:
- the prpB gene encoding 2-methylisocitrate lyase: MTPDPGQVDRGRHFQALHREGLFILANAWDAASARVFEAAGCVAVGTSSAGVAFSLGCPDGERVSREEMLAAVARIARAVEVPVSADMESGYGDTLEAVAETVQAVIQAGAVGINLEDAVFDGRLFDLPLQVEKIRAARRTADASGVPFVINARTDVFWHKLGEPRERLPLAIARANTYREAGADCLFVPGAVELETIRTLVKEIPGPLNVLASPGCPPIAALAEAGVRRVSLGSGPMRAAMGLARRIAEELFGEGTYQALHQGAIPYLEANALFERRGR; this comes from the coding sequence ATGACGCCCGACCCGGGACAAGTCGATCGAGGGCGACATTTCCAGGCCCTGCACCGGGAAGGGCTCTTCATCCTGGCCAACGCCTGGGACGCGGCGAGCGCCCGGGTGTTCGAAGCGGCGGGCTGCGTGGCAGTGGGGACTTCCAGCGCCGGAGTAGCCTTTAGCCTGGGGTGTCCCGACGGAGAGCGCGTCTCTCGGGAAGAGATGTTGGCGGCGGTGGCGCGCATCGCCCGCGCCGTGGAAGTGCCCGTGAGCGCCGACATGGAATCCGGGTATGGCGACACCCTCGAAGCGGTGGCGGAAACGGTACAAGCCGTCATCCAGGCGGGCGCGGTGGGCATCAACCTGGAGGACGCCGTTTTCGACGGGCGCCTGTTCGATCTACCGCTCCAGGTGGAAAAGATCCGCGCCGCCCGGCGGACGGCCGACGCCTCGGGCGTGCCTTTCGTGATCAACGCCCGCACCGACGTGTTCTGGCACAAGCTGGGAGAGCCCCGGGAGCGGCTACCGCTGGCCATCGCCCGGGCCAACACCTATCGGGAAGCGGGCGCCGATTGCCTGTTCGTCCCCGGCGCCGTGGAGCTGGAGACCATCCGCACCCTGGTCAAGGAAATCCCCGGTCCCCTCAACGTGCTGGCTTCTCCGGGCTGCCCGCCCATCGCGGCGCTCGCGGAAGCGGGCGTGCGGCGGGTGAGCCTGGGGTCGGGGCCCATGCGGGCGGCCATGGGGCTCGCGCGGCGGATCGCGGAGGAACTGTTCGGCGAGGGCACGTACCAGGCGCTCCACCAGGGAGCGATCCCCTATCTGGAAGCGAATGCCCTGTTCGAGCGCCGCGGGCGTTGA
- a CDS encoding FAD-dependent oxidoreductase, whose amino-acid sequence MSHPALGAPADRRPAYRIDTDVAVAGGGAAGVAAAVTTARQGLRVTLVERYGFCGGGAVAGMSGTVCGLYEASGDPGKPPKQVVFGFADEFVRLLEARGGLTPPVRYGKTWTRVHDPLVWREAADHVLREAGVQVLYHSTVTGVLLEGDRVQGVALYTKQGPVMVRARLTIDASGDADVVAMAGFPSFVGDEGRVQNPTMIFRLCGVDTEKFLRIYGTDTIMPEQVSALIRCHHSRGYFLPRAKIWLFTTPRPGELLCNCTRVLGADGRELNTLYYADFTEAEMEGRRQVREYARFFRDHLAGCEASWVNDTGVQVGVRQTRQVRGVMLLTNEDVVSARKFRDGIARSPWPIELHSGDKPRVEWLLNDFYEVPYGCLVPQQGEGLLVAGRCLSAQHEAVASARVTAQCFSYGQAAGHAAALCLETGCEPRQLLGEDVRARLNRDGARLNE is encoded by the coding sequence GTGAGCCATCCTGCCTTGGGTGCCCCCGCGGACCGGCGTCCGGCATACCGCATCGATACCGACGTCGCCGTCGCCGGCGGCGGGGCGGCAGGGGTCGCTGCAGCGGTCACCACGGCGCGCCAGGGTTTACGGGTAACCCTGGTGGAGCGTTATGGCTTCTGCGGCGGCGGCGCGGTGGCTGGCATGTCCGGCACCGTGTGCGGGCTGTACGAGGCGAGCGGCGATCCGGGCAAACCACCGAAGCAGGTGGTATTCGGGTTCGCAGATGAGTTCGTGCGACTGCTGGAAGCGCGGGGCGGGCTGACGCCGCCGGTGCGCTACGGCAAGACCTGGACCCGGGTCCATGACCCCCTGGTATGGCGCGAGGCCGCCGACCATGTGCTGCGGGAAGCGGGGGTGCAGGTGCTCTACCACAGCACTGTCACCGGCGTGCTGCTGGAGGGCGACCGGGTCCAGGGCGTCGCCCTCTACACCAAGCAAGGACCGGTCATGGTGCGCGCCCGCCTCACCATCGACGCGAGCGGTGACGCCGATGTGGTAGCCATGGCTGGATTTCCCTCTTTCGTCGGCGATGAAGGACGGGTACAGAATCCCACCATGATCTTCCGCCTCTGCGGCGTGGACACCGAAAAGTTCCTGCGCATCTACGGCACCGACACTATCATGCCCGAACAGGTCTCGGCGCTTATCCGCTGCCATCACAGCCGTGGCTACTTTCTGCCCAGAGCGAAGATCTGGCTTTTCACCACACCCCGTCCCGGAGAGCTATTGTGCAACTGTACCCGGGTCCTCGGCGCCGACGGGCGCGAGCTCAATACCTTGTATTACGCGGATTTCACCGAGGCGGAGATGGAAGGGCGGCGGCAGGTACGGGAATATGCCCGCTTCTTCCGCGACCACCTGGCGGGCTGCGAAGCGAGCTGGGTCAACGACACCGGCGTTCAGGTGGGCGTGCGCCAGACTCGCCAGGTCCGGGGCGTGATGCTTCTCACGAACGAGGACGTAGTAAGCGCCCGCAAGTTCCGTGACGGCATTGCCCGCTCCCCCTGGCCCATCGAGCTGCATAGCGGCGACAAACCTCGGGTTGAGTGGTTGCTCAACGACTTCTACGAAGTGCCTTACGGATGTCTAGTGCCCCAGCAGGGAGAAGGTCTACTCGTTGCCGGCCGCTGTCTTTCAGCCCAGCACGAGGCGGTGGCCTCGGCCCGTGTCACCGCCCAGTGCTTCAGCTATGGACAGGCGGCAGGACACGCGGCAGCCCTGTGTCTCGAGACCGGATGCGAACCGCGCCAGCTCTTGGGTGAGGACGTGCGTGCCCGGCTCAATCGGGACGGTGCACGCCTCAACGAATGA
- a CDS encoding membrane protein — protein sequence MVQRLLHAIDQLSRSVGHAFAWCILILTLGTTYEVFVRYVLRDPTSWAFDFSYILYGGLFIMSGAYALSRNAHVRADMFYRLWPIRVQAAVELVLYFIFFFPGVLALVIAGGGYALESIRIREVSVNSPVGVPIYQLKALIPVAGALLALQGVAEVIRCIIALRTGRWPQRLHDVEEMETAILAQQQERARAQVHQEASR from the coding sequence ATGGTCCAACGTCTGCTGCACGCCATCGACCAATTGAGCCGGTCGGTGGGCCACGCCTTCGCGTGGTGCATCCTGATCCTCACTTTGGGCACGACTTACGAAGTGTTTGTGCGCTACGTGCTCCGAGACCCCACCAGCTGGGCCTTCGACTTCAGCTACATCCTGTACGGAGGGCTATTCATCATGTCGGGCGCGTACGCCCTGTCGCGCAACGCCCACGTGCGGGCCGACATGTTCTACCGGCTGTGGCCGATCCGGGTGCAGGCCGCCGTGGAGCTGGTGCTGTATTTCATCTTCTTCTTTCCGGGGGTGCTGGCGCTGGTCATCGCCGGCGGCGGTTACGCCCTGGAATCGATCCGCATCCGCGAGGTGAGCGTGAATAGCCCGGTGGGCGTTCCCATCTACCAGTTGAAGGCCCTCATCCCGGTGGCGGGCGCGCTGCTCGCCCTTCAAGGAGTGGCGGAAGTGATCCGTTGCATCATCGCCCTCCGTACCGGGCGCTGGCCCCAGCGGCTGCACGACGTGGAGGAGATGGAAACGGCAATCCTCGCCCAGCAGCAGGAGAGGGCGCGGGCGCAGGTGCACCAGGAGGCGAGCCGATGA
- a CDS encoding ABC transporter substrate-binding protein, which translates to MRQSRRNTLRGLGAAGVLAATASLAREAAAQQKGPSYNWKMATGWAGGPLMDIGAKAFAERLEFLSGGRMRVQVFPGGALGNALKVSETVKNGIAEMGHTWMGYDWGADATTVLFGGYAGSFNSEYMLHWLYEAGGAEMQRQFREEKFGIVSMPLFIRTAEVFLHSRKPVRTLADLKGLKLRTAGAWIEMAKELGASPVTTPGGEIYPALERGVIDATEWGTLWENITPGFYKVAKYLIIPGVHQPTAPFELCINKDVWGKLSAGDQKLIELTAKLVTFETFTRIGHEDAKALEFYRKAGNEIVELDEEVQYAARERGFAWADKTKAGNPWFEKVYKSQREFEALWKDAPRYRNVKVKQA; encoded by the coding sequence ATGCGACAGAGTCGCAGAAATACTTTGAGAGGTCTCGGCGCGGCGGGCGTCCTGGCCGCCACCGCGTCGCTTGCGCGCGAGGCAGCAGCCCAGCAGAAGGGGCCCAGCTACAACTGGAAGATGGCTACCGGGTGGGCCGGCGGGCCATTGATGGACATCGGGGCCAAGGCCTTTGCGGAGCGGCTCGAGTTTCTGTCCGGAGGACGAATGAGGGTGCAAGTGTTTCCGGGCGGCGCTTTGGGCAACGCGCTCAAGGTCTCGGAGACGGTCAAGAACGGCATCGCCGAGATGGGCCACACCTGGATGGGCTACGACTGGGGTGCGGATGCGACCACCGTGCTCTTCGGCGGCTACGCCGGCAGCTTCAACTCCGAGTACATGCTACATTGGCTGTACGAGGCCGGCGGCGCCGAGATGCAACGCCAGTTCCGGGAAGAGAAATTCGGCATCGTCTCGATGCCGCTCTTCATTCGTACCGCCGAGGTCTTCCTCCATTCGCGCAAGCCGGTCAGGACCCTGGCGGACCTGAAGGGCCTGAAGCTGCGCACCGCCGGCGCCTGGATCGAGATGGCCAAGGAGCTGGGCGCCTCCCCGGTGACCACACCTGGAGGCGAGATCTACCCGGCACTGGAGCGGGGAGTGATCGATGCCACCGAGTGGGGTACCCTCTGGGAGAACATCACTCCAGGCTTCTACAAGGTGGCCAAGTACCTGATCATCCCGGGCGTGCACCAGCCCACGGCCCCCTTCGAGCTCTGTATCAACAAGGACGTGTGGGGCAAGCTCTCGGCCGGCGACCAGAAGCTGATCGAGCTCACCGCCAAGCTGGTCACTTTCGAGACCTTTACCCGCATCGGTCACGAAGACGCCAAAGCTCTCGAGTTCTACCGTAAAGCCGGCAACGAGATCGTCGAGCTGGACGAGGAGGTGCAGTACGCCGCCCGGGAGCGGGGCTTCGCCTGGGCGGACAAAACCAAAGCCGGCAATCCCTGGTTCGAGAAAGTCTACAAGAGCCAGCGCGAGTTCGAGGCGCTGTGGAAGGACGCGCCTCGATACCGCAACGTCAAGGTGAAGCAGGCGTAA
- a CDS encoding glutamyl-tRNA amidotransferase subunit A, with translation MGGIDPGTGLHRLGVFQAAEALREGRLSAEELVSACLARIDAVEPQVQAWVYLDREWALDSARRADEARKRGEPLGPLHGVPVGLKDIIDCRGMPTEDGTPLHAGRVAMFDAALVRALKAAGAVILGKTVTTELATYTPGKTRHPQDPRRSPGGSSSGSAAAVAAFMVPGAVGTQTNGSVIRPAAYCGVYGFKPSFGLIPRSGVLQQSRPLDQIGVFGRSLEDVALLAEALVGYDEEDPDTVPRPVPPLVKLCGEEPPLPPKIAFVKTPFWELAEAETREAFAELVEHLGEDVEEFKLPELFAEAWDWHRTLMEADIAKSFQREYEQGRDQLSESLRGQIERGRRVLAVDYNLALERRRAVRKGLDELFAQRYSAILTPATTGTAPPPETTGDPVFCTLWTYCGMPALSLPLMQGADGLPLGVQLVGQYGDDARLLRTARWLERRVNEAGE, from the coding sequence ATGGGCGGAATCGATCCAGGAACCGGGCTCCACCGGCTCGGCGTCTTCCAGGCGGCCGAGGCCCTCCGGGAAGGGCGCTTGAGCGCCGAGGAGCTGGTCAGCGCCTGTCTCGCCCGCATCGACGCGGTGGAGCCCCAGGTGCAGGCCTGGGTATACCTGGACCGGGAGTGGGCGCTGGATTCGGCGCGCCGCGCCGACGAGGCGCGCAAGCGCGGCGAGCCCCTGGGGCCGCTCCACGGCGTACCCGTGGGCCTCAAGGACATCATCGACTGCCGCGGCATGCCCACCGAGGACGGCACGCCCCTTCATGCTGGGCGGGTGGCCATGTTCGACGCCGCCCTGGTGCGCGCCCTCAAGGCGGCCGGCGCGGTGATCCTGGGCAAGACCGTGACCACGGAGCTCGCCACCTATACCCCGGGCAAGACGCGCCATCCCCAGGACCCCCGTCGCTCCCCGGGGGGTTCCTCCAGCGGCTCGGCGGCGGCGGTGGCAGCGTTCATGGTGCCGGGGGCGGTGGGCACCCAGACCAACGGCTCGGTGATCCGGCCGGCGGCGTACTGCGGCGTCTACGGCTTCAAGCCGAGCTTCGGCTTGATCCCTCGCAGCGGCGTGCTGCAGCAGTCCCGGCCCCTGGACCAGATCGGCGTCTTCGGCCGCAGCCTGGAGGACGTGGCGCTGCTCGCCGAAGCGCTGGTGGGATACGACGAGGAGGATCCCGATACGGTGCCGAGGCCCGTTCCGCCCCTGGTCAAGCTGTGCGGCGAGGAGCCGCCCCTGCCGCCCAAGATCGCCTTCGTGAAGACGCCCTTCTGGGAACTGGCCGAGGCCGAGACGCGGGAAGCGTTCGCCGAGCTGGTGGAGCACTTGGGGGAGGACGTGGAGGAATTCAAATTGCCCGAGCTGTTCGCCGAGGCGTGGGACTGGCATCGCACCCTCATGGAAGCGGACATCGCCAAGAGCTTCCAGCGGGAGTACGAGCAGGGGCGGGACCAGTTGAGCGAGTCGCTACGGGGACAGATCGAGCGCGGGCGCCGGGTGCTGGCGGTGGACTACAACCTGGCGCTGGAGCGGCGGCGGGCGGTGCGCAAGGGCCTGGACGAGCTCTTCGCCCAGCGCTACAGCGCCATTCTCACACCCGCCACCACCGGCACCGCGCCGCCCCCGGAAACCACGGGGGACCCGGTGTTCTGCACCTTATGGACCTACTGCGGCATGCCGGCGCTGAGCCTTCCCCTGATGCAGGGGGCCGACGGCCTGCCCCTCGGGGTGCAACTGGTGGGTCAGTACGGGGACGACGCCCGGCTGTTGCGCACCGCCCGCTGGCTGGAGCGGCGGGTGAACGAGGCCGGCGAGTGA
- a CDS encoding tripartite transporter large subunit, with product MEYLPLAMLAAMFVLIFLGAQVAFALMGTALIFGYLVFHDAVIFQFMEKVEDIASNFVLAAVPLFVFMGTMLERSGIAEQLFEAVHLWTRRLPGGLALGTVTMCVIFAASTGVIGATETVVGLLAIPAMLKYSYNKPLICGTICAGGSLGTIIPPSVVVVVLGPVANVSVGDLLMGMIFPGLIMAGLYLLFIFLVCLVRPDFGPRIPSGPDDPDLGQKLKITLRALVPPLIMIFAVLGSIMLGWAAPTEAAALGAFGAVLLTIFYRRFSFPTLKDAVLKTLRITSMIMAILLGGTIFTGVFFAAGGINLTNQLVTHLDLGPWALLALLLTLCFLAGFVLDWISILLIFIPIFMPLVNAAGFNPVWFCILFLIIIQTSYLTPPLAPAIFYLRGIAPPSITLMDAYKGVIPFILLQIVTLAIVIAFPQTVLWLPEKVLGFR from the coding sequence ATGGAGTACTTGCCCCTCGCCATGCTGGCGGCGATGTTCGTGCTCATCTTCCTGGGAGCGCAGGTGGCCTTTGCCCTCATGGGCACGGCGTTGATCTTCGGCTACCTGGTGTTCCACGACGCGGTGATCTTCCAGTTCATGGAAAAGGTGGAGGACATCGCCTCCAACTTCGTCCTGGCCGCGGTGCCCCTGTTCGTGTTCATGGGCACTATGCTAGAGCGCTCCGGGATCGCCGAGCAGTTGTTCGAAGCGGTGCACCTGTGGACCCGGCGCCTGCCTGGCGGCCTGGCTCTGGGCACGGTCACCATGTGCGTGATCTTCGCCGCCTCCACCGGCGTGATCGGCGCCACCGAAACCGTGGTGGGCCTGCTCGCCATCCCGGCGATGTTGAAATACTCCTACAACAAGCCCCTGATCTGCGGCACCATCTGCGCCGGCGGGTCGCTGGGCACCATCATCCCTCCTTCGGTGGTGGTGGTGGTGCTGGGGCCGGTGGCCAACGTGTCGGTGGGCGATCTGCTGATGGGCATGATCTTCCCCGGCCTCATCATGGCCGGGCTGTACCTGCTGTTCATCTTCCTGGTGTGCCTGGTGCGGCCGGACTTCGGCCCGCGCATCCCCTCGGGGCCGGACGACCCCGATCTGGGGCAGAAACTGAAGATCACCCTGCGAGCCCTGGTGCCGCCCCTCATCATGATCTTCGCCGTGCTGGGTTCCATCATGCTCGGCTGGGCGGCCCCCACCGAGGCAGCGGCCCTTGGCGCCTTCGGCGCCGTGCTGCTCACCATTTTTTACCGCAGGTTTAGTTTCCCCACCCTCAAGGACGCGGTGCTCAAGACCCTGCGCATCACCTCCATGATCATGGCGATCCTGCTGGGCGGCACCATCTTCACCGGGGTCTTCTTCGCCGCCGGCGGGATCAACCTGACCAACCAGTTGGTGACCCATCTCGACCTCGGGCCCTGGGCGCTGCTGGCGTTGCTGCTCACCCTCTGTTTTCTGGCGGGCTTCGTCCTCGACTGGATCTCGATTCTGCTCATCTTTATCCCCATTTTCATGCCGCTGGTAAACGCCGCCGGGTTCAACCCGGTGTGGTTCTGCATCCTGTTCCTGATCATCATCCAGACGAGTTACCTCACGCCGCCGCTGGCGCCCGCCATTTTCTATCTGCGCGGGATCGCGCCCCCCTCCATTACGCTGATGGACGCCTATAAGGGCGTTATCCCGTTCATCCTGCTGCAAATCGTAACCCTCGCTATCGTGATCGCTTTTCCCCAGACGGTGCTCTGGCTGCCCGAGAAGGTTCTCGGCTTCCGCTAG
- a CDS encoding C4-dicarboxylate ABC transporter — protein sequence MSEVIRKSGIEQQPSSAKEEKVKTSRRKFLKGAAAASAGAAITGFPMFSVAQSPVVLKMQGAWGAKDIFNEMAEEYVQRVNEMAGGRLRIDYLVAGSVVKPFEVMDAVSKGVLDAGHHVPVYWYGKSKVASLFGSGPINGCDAAQTLAWIHKEGYPLYQELLKKLNLDVVGFFAMPMPTQPLGWFKKPVKSAEDLKGLKYRTVGLAADLMQELGVKVTQLPGGEIVPAMERGVIEAFEFNNPTSDMRFGAQDVAKNYMMGSYHQAMEFFEIVFNRKKYEALPKDLQAILKYAAEAASTSNFALAMDQYSKDLQELIQKHRVNVIRTPQSIFEAQLKAWDVITKRLSDEDPMFKKVVDSQRAWAKRVGYYWFFNNADYKLGYEHIFGKLPF from the coding sequence ATGAGTGAGGTAATCCGCAAATCCGGGATCGAACAACAACCGAGTTCCGCCAAGGAGGAGAAGGTCAAGACTTCCCGCCGCAAGTTCCTGAAAGGCGCCGCCGCGGCGTCCGCTGGCGCTGCCATCACCGGCTTTCCCATGTTCTCGGTCGCCCAGTCCCCTGTCGTCTTGAAGATGCAGGGCGCGTGGGGCGCCAAGGACATCTTCAACGAGATGGCCGAGGAGTATGTCCAGAGGGTGAACGAGATGGCCGGGGGCCGGCTGCGCATCGACTACCTGGTGGCCGGCTCGGTGGTGAAACCCTTCGAGGTCATGGACGCGGTGAGCAAGGGGGTGCTGGACGCCGGCCACCACGTGCCGGTGTACTGGTACGGCAAGAGCAAGGTGGCCTCCCTCTTCGGCTCGGGGCCGATCAACGGCTGCGACGCGGCCCAGACCCTCGCCTGGATCCACAAGGAGGGCTACCCCCTGTACCAGGAGCTGCTCAAGAAGCTGAACCTGGACGTGGTGGGATTTTTCGCCATGCCCATGCCCACCCAGCCCTTGGGCTGGTTCAAGAAGCCGGTCAAGTCGGCCGAGGACCTGAAGGGCCTCAAGTACCGCACCGTGGGGCTGGCGGCGGACCTGATGCAGGAACTGGGCGTAAAAGTCACACAGCTCCCGGGCGGCGAGATCGTGCCGGCCATGGAGCGGGGCGTGATCGAAGCATTCGAGTTCAACAACCCCACCTCCGACATGCGCTTCGGCGCCCAGGACGTGGCGAAGAACTACATGATGGGCAGCTACCACCAGGCCATGGAGTTCTTCGAGATCGTCTTCAACCGCAAGAAGTACGAGGCTTTGCCGAAGGACTTGCAGGCGATCCTCAAGTACGCTGCAGAAGCCGCCAGCACCTCCAACTTCGCCCTGGCCATGGACCAGTACTCCAAGGACCTGCAGGAGCTGATCCAGAAGCACCGGGTCAACGTCATCCGCACGCCCCAGTCGATCTTCGAGGCCCAGCTCAAGGCCTGGGACGTCATCACCAAGCGGCTGTCGGACGAAGACCCCATGTTCAAGAAGGTGGTGGATTCCCAGCGTGCCTGGGCCAAGCGGGTCGGCTACTACTGGTTCTTCAACAACGCCGACTACAAACTGGGCTACGAGCACATCTTCGGCAAGCTGCCGTTCTGA
- a CDS encoding C4-dicarboxylate ABC transporter, with product MIPLLRFLDRVSGSSGAVAAWLVIPLIAASCYEVFSRYVLNEPTLWAFEIGYMVMGTHFLIGMAYTLRENEHVRVDLFYSHVSRRARALIDAFTYVVLVLPLCLWLSASLWEKALKAYETQERSGMSAFNPPIWPYRAVFFAAFALLSLQAIAQLIRALMVLAGKKFPEEQA from the coding sequence ATGATCCCCCTGCTCAGATTCCTTGACCGCGTGAGCGGCTCGAGCGGCGCCGTGGCCGCCTGGCTCGTGATTCCCCTCATCGCCGCGAGTTGCTACGAAGTCTTCTCCCGATACGTGCTCAACGAGCCCACCCTCTGGGCGTTTGAGATCGGCTACATGGTGATGGGCACCCATTTCCTCATCGGCATGGCCTACACTTTGCGGGAGAACGAGCACGTGCGGGTGGACCTGTTCTATAGCCACGTCTCTCGGCGCGCCCGGGCGCTGATCGACGCGTTCACCTACGTGGTGCTGGTGTTGCCCCTGTGCCTGTGGCTCTCCGCAAGCCTGTGGGAGAAGGCGCTGAAAGCCTACGAGACCCAGGAGCGCTCGGGGATGTCGGCATTCAACCCTCCCATCTGGCCGTACCGGGCCGTGTTCTTCGCCGCCTTCGCCCTGCTGTCGCTGCAGGCGATCGCCCAGCTCATCCGCGCCCTCATGGTCCTCGCGGGCAAAAAATTCCCGGAGGAGCAGGCGTGA
- a CDS encoding C4-dicarboxylate ABC transporter — MTNPEIALLMLGAFIFIIMLGFPIAFTLVAMGVGFGYYAYYVPDQAFFDNRVFYLLSQNTFSIMNNDVLVAVPLFLFMGYLIERSNILDRLFYSLQVSLRWMPAPMAVAALVTCALFATATGIVGAVVTLMGLLAFPAMIRAGYDQKLSAGVICAGGTLGILIPPSIMLIVYGATSAVSVVKLYAAALFPGFLLAGLYVIYVLIRAVLNPKLAPKLPKEETQVPFLKIVWLLLTAFFPLAILILAVLGSILFGLATPNEAAAVGAFGAIVLSAGYRALTWERLKEAVFLTARTSAMVCWLFVGSWTFSSVFSYLGGEGLIKEFVLGLDLNPVTFLILSQFIIFLLGWPLEWSEIIIIFVPIFLPLLPHFNIDPMFFGILVALNLQTSFLTPPMAMSAYYLKGVAPPHVQLTTIFRGCMPFLSMVFIAMIMVYVFPGLVAWLPDRLYGVR, encoded by the coding sequence ATGACCAATCCGGAAATCGCCCTCCTCATGCTGGGGGCGTTCATCTTCATCATCATGCTGGGTTTTCCCATCGCCTTCACCCTCGTGGCGATGGGCGTGGGCTTCGGCTATTACGCCTACTACGTGCCGGACCAGGCCTTTTTCGACAACCGGGTGTTCTACCTGCTTTCCCAGAACACCTTCAGCATCATGAACAACGACGTGCTGGTGGCGGTGCCCCTTTTTCTGTTCATGGGCTACCTGATCGAGCGCTCCAATATCCTCGACCGCTTGTTCTACAGTCTCCAGGTGAGCCTGCGCTGGATGCCGGCGCCCATGGCGGTGGCGGCGCTGGTGACCTGCGCCCTGTTCGCCACCGCCACCGGCATCGTGGGCGCGGTGGTGACCTTGATGGGACTGCTGGCCTTTCCCGCCATGATCAGGGCGGGCTACGACCAGAAACTCTCGGCCGGGGTGATCTGCGCCGGCGGCACGCTGGGGATCCTGATCCCGCCCTCCATCATGCTGATCGTCTACGGCGCCACCTCGGCGGTGTCGGTGGTCAAGCTCTACGCCGCGGCGCTGTTCCCGGGATTCCTGCTGGCGGGCCTGTACGTGATCTACGTGCTGATTCGGGCCGTCCTCAACCCGAAGCTGGCGCCCAAGCTGCCCAAGGAGGAGACCCAGGTTCCTTTCCTCAAGATCGTGTGGCTGCTGCTCACGGCGTTCTTCCCTCTGGCGATCCTGATCCTCGCCGTGCTCGGCTCCATCCTGTTCGGCCTAGCCACGCCCAACGAGGCGGCGGCGGTGGGCGCCTTCGGCGCCATCGTGTTGTCCGCCGGCTACCGGGCCCTCACCTGGGAGCGGCTGAAGGAGGCGGTGTTCCTCACCGCCCGCACCTCCGCCATGGTGTGCTGGCTGTTCGTCGGCTCCTGGACCTTCTCGTCGGTGTTCTCCTACCTGGGGGGCGAGGGATTGATCAAGGAGTTCGTGCTGGGCCTGGATCTCAACCCCGTGACCTTCCTGATTTTGTCCCAGTTCATCATCTTCCTGCTGGGCTGGCCCCTGGAGTGGAGCGAGATCATCATCATCTTCGTGCCCATCTTCCTGCCCCTGCTGCCCCACTTTAATATCGACCCCATGTTCTTCGGCATCCTGGTGGCCCTGAACTTGCAGACTTCCTTCCTCACGCCGCCCATGGCCATGTCAGCCTACTATCTGAAGGGCGTCGCCCCGCCCCACGTCCAGCTCACCACGATTTTCCGGGGCTGCATGCCGTTTCTGAGCATGGTGTTCATCGCCATGATCATGGTCTACGTCTTCCCGGGTCTGGTGGCCTGGCTGCCGGACCGGCTCTATGGCGTCCGGTAA